Proteins from a single region of Ensifer adhaerens:
- a CDS encoding VOC family protein, which translates to MTDTPTDHALAMPAHVDHAHLVVQDLPVASAWYQKIMGLKPIETSKNGETLGVAGRPLLTLTTEGNAARAPRNAPGLFHNAFLVPNRKELGRWLAHAAHNNIRLQGASDHLVSEAIYLADPEGNGIEVYRDRPRSEWSFKPDGTVGMDTLPLNLQALYDEAPKDNWDGMADGTAIGHIHLQVSNIPEADAFFRDVLGLGLMARYPGASFFGSGRYHHHVAANIWNSRGAPKREGHMTGLSNYTIQFKDPAELAQAVARLDALEIPVDRAGDGYSLIDPWGIGLKLVA; encoded by the coding sequence ATGACGGATACCCCGACCGACCACGCCCTTGCCATGCCGGCACATGTCGATCATGCGCATCTGGTCGTCCAGGATCTCCCCGTTGCTTCGGCCTGGTACCAGAAGATCATGGGCTTGAAGCCGATCGAAACGAGCAAAAACGGCGAGACGCTCGGCGTCGCCGGCCGGCCGCTCCTCACCTTGACGACCGAAGGCAACGCCGCCAGGGCACCCCGCAATGCTCCCGGTCTCTTCCACAACGCCTTTCTCGTGCCGAACCGCAAGGAACTCGGCCGCTGGCTGGCTCATGCTGCTCACAACAACATCCGGCTGCAAGGTGCCTCCGATCATCTGGTCAGCGAAGCGATCTACCTTGCCGACCCCGAGGGCAACGGCATCGAGGTGTATCGCGACCGGCCGCGCTCCGAATGGAGCTTCAAGCCCGACGGCACCGTTGGCATGGACACGCTGCCGCTCAATCTACAGGCGCTCTATGACGAAGCGCCCAAGGACAATTGGGACGGCATGGCCGATGGAACTGCCATTGGCCATATCCATCTGCAGGTCTCCAACATCCCCGAAGCCGATGCGTTCTTCCGCGATGTGCTGGGACTTGGGCTGATGGCACGCTATCCGGGGGCCAGCTTCTTCGGTTCGGGCAGGTACCACCACCATGTCGCGGCCAATATCTGGAACTCGCGCGGCGCGCCGAAGCGCGAGGGCCATATGACCGGGCTTTCGAACTACACAATCCAGTTCAAGGATCCGGCCGAACTCGCTCAGGCGGTTGCCAGGCTCGATGCGCTGGAAATTCCGGTCGATCGCGCCGGCGATGGCTACAGCCTCATCGACCCCTGGGGCATCGGCCTCAAGCTGGTCGCCTGA
- a CDS encoding universal stress protein — MYKKIIVPIAMDQLEHGESVLGIAEKLIDEGGEIVLLNVVEDLNAYAQGYMIVDFPLEMVEESRKQAKKTLDDMKTKHGINGRVEIRTGGAAGTINAFASEENADLVIIASHRPGLIDYFIGSTASRVVSHCPCAVLVDR, encoded by the coding sequence ATGTATAAGAAGATCATCGTCCCGATCGCCATGGATCAGCTCGAGCACGGCGAATCTGTGCTGGGCATCGCCGAGAAGCTGATCGATGAAGGGGGCGAGATTGTCCTGCTCAACGTCGTCGAGGATCTGAATGCCTATGCGCAGGGCTATATGATCGTCGATTTCCCGTTGGAGATGGTCGAGGAATCCCGCAAGCAGGCGAAAAAGACCCTCGATGACATGAAGACCAAGCATGGGATCAACGGCCGTGTCGAAATTCGCACCGGCGGCGCTGCCGGTACCATCAACGCCTTCGCCAGCGAAGAGAATGCCGATCTGGTGATCATCGCCTCCCACCGGCCGGGCCTGATCGATTACTTCATCGGATCGACCGCAAGCCGCGTGGTCAGCCATTGCCCCTGCGCCGTACTCGTCGACCGGTAA
- a CDS encoding TraR/DksA family transcriptional regulator — MDKFALDDFRNRLTHRKEELQGRLVKIEHDLDEPMNADVPDRVTEREGDEVLEGLGLAGQEEIRAIDAALDRIAAGTFGTCVRCGLPISQARLQAVPHAPLCQECAAEVAGSAR; from the coding sequence ATGGACAAGTTTGCGCTTGACGATTTTCGCAACCGCCTCACCCACCGCAAGGAGGAGTTGCAGGGGCGACTGGTCAAGATCGAGCACGATCTCGATGAGCCCATGAACGCCGATGTTCCGGATCGCGTGACCGAACGGGAAGGCGACGAGGTGCTGGAAGGCCTCGGTCTTGCCGGGCAGGAGGAAATCCGCGCGATCGACGCGGCACTCGACCGGATCGCCGCGGGCACCTTCGGTACCTGCGTCCGCTGCGGCCTGCCGATTTCGCAAGCGCGCCTGCAAGCTGTTCCCCATGCTCCGCTCTGTCAGGAATGTGCGGCGGAAGTTGCCGGCAGCGCAAGGTGA
- a CDS encoding GNAT family N-acetyltransferase, whose protein sequence is MSVLRTPEHEQAAALSALCLRSKAVWGYDAAFLEACRPALTLTAEDWKDSDLQIAVDGERILGLAQVRSEGEIAELDKLFIDPDARAVGIGRSLFAWCVEAALNRGATVMTIDADPGAADFYRRMGAVDDGVIASTVIPGRFLPRLKLELR, encoded by the coding sequence ATGTCAGTCTTGCGCACCCCGGAGCACGAACAGGCGGCCGCGCTCAGCGCGCTCTGCCTGCGGTCGAAAGCCGTCTGGGGATATGATGCCGCCTTCCTGGAGGCCTGCCGTCCGGCGCTGACGCTGACGGCCGAAGACTGGAAGGATTCGGACCTGCAGATTGCCGTCGATGGCGAGCGGATCCTTGGTCTGGCGCAGGTTCGCTCCGAAGGCGAGATCGCCGAACTCGACAAGCTCTTCATCGATCCGGATGCGCGCGCCGTTGGCATTGGCCGCAGCCTGTTTGCCTGGTGTGTCGAAGCGGCGCTCAACCGCGGCGCCACGGTCATGACGATCGATGCCGACCCGGGCGCTGCCGATTTCTATCGCCGCATGGGCGCGGTCGATGACGGCGTCATTGCATCGACCGTAATCCCGGGGCGCTTCCTGCCGAGGCTGAAGCTGGAACTAAGATAG
- the trhA gene encoding PAQR family membrane homeostasis protein TrhA, translating into MEFAGVKWNYDRSELIADGIVHGIGLAAALVGVTALIFYATLWSTSGQLAAAAVYGAGLLATLSISFLYNLYPVSRTKWFLRRFDHSSIFILIAATYTPFLQRGLDDPFLFVMLIGIWAIAALGVAIKCLFPGRFDRLAILLYLAMGWSGVLAVGPLLSALTATTLVLILIGGIIYSAGVIFHVWERLRFQNAIWHGFVVTGAAVHYSAVLTCFSAAA; encoded by the coding sequence GTGGAATTCGCTGGCGTCAAATGGAACTATGACCGCTCGGAGCTGATTGCCGACGGCATCGTGCACGGCATCGGTCTTGCCGCAGCGCTCGTCGGCGTCACCGCATTGATCTTCTATGCGACGCTTTGGAGCACCAGCGGCCAGCTCGCGGCCGCCGCCGTCTACGGGGCAGGGCTGCTTGCGACGCTGTCGATCTCGTTTCTCTATAATCTCTATCCGGTCTCGCGGACCAAATGGTTCCTGCGCCGCTTTGACCATTCCTCGATCTTCATCCTGATCGCCGCGACCTATACGCCGTTCCTGCAGCGTGGCCTGGACGACCCGTTCCTGTTCGTGATGCTGATCGGCATCTGGGCGATCGCAGCGCTTGGCGTTGCGATCAAGTGCCTTTTCCCCGGCCGGTTCGACCGGTTGGCGATCCTGCTCTATCTCGCCATGGGCTGGAGCGGTGTGCTCGCCGTCGGGCCGCTTCTGTCGGCACTGACGGCAACGACGCTGGTGTTGATCCTGATCGGCGGCATCATCTATTCCGCCGGCGTGATTTTTCATGTCTGGGAAAGGCTGCGCTTCCAGAACGCGATCTGGCACGGCTTCGTCGTGACCGGTGCGGCTGTTCATTATTCGGCGGTGCTGACCTGCTTCAGCGCCGCGGCCTGA
- the msrB gene encoding peptide-methionine (R)-S-oxide reductase MsrB, which translates to MTTVKTPKVVKTDAEWRAMLSPEQYRITRQQGTERPFTGPFLNNKHTGTYECVCCGRALFRSDTKFDSGCGWPSYFAAIDDKAIREIEDRSHFMVRTEIRCADCDAHLGHVFPDGPPPTGLRYCLNGHAMTFTED; encoded by the coding sequence ATGACGACCGTTAAGACGCCCAAGGTGGTGAAGACCGATGCGGAATGGCGGGCCATGCTCTCGCCGGAGCAATACCGCATCACCCGACAGCAAGGTACCGAGCGTCCGTTCACCGGCCCTTTCCTGAACAACAAGCATACCGGCACCTATGAATGCGTGTGCTGCGGCCGAGCCCTCTTCCGCTCGGATACGAAGTTCGATTCCGGCTGCGGCTGGCCGAGCTATTTCGCGGCGATTGACGACAAGGCGATCCGCGAGATCGAGGACCGCTCCCACTTCATGGTGCGTACGGAGATCCGCTGTGCTGATTGCGATGCGCATCTCGGCCACGTCTTCCCGGACGGCCCACCGCCGACGGGTCTTCGCTACTGCCTCAATGGCCATGCGATGACGTTTACCGAGGATTGA